The following is a genomic window from Rhododendron vialii isolate Sample 1 chromosome 9a, ASM3025357v1.
TGGTGTTTTTATTTACTATTTGAGCAGGGCCAAGGTGTGGGTCCAtcccatttggaaaataatttagaGTGGTGTTTTCCGGGATGGGGTGTGAcatcgacattcttgtttgcagcctcgacTAATCCATTTGTTTGTGGCCGATAGACTATTGAATGATGGATCTGGATCTTGAACTCCTCGAAGAGTTCCAAAACCTTGCCcttgaaatgagtc
Proteins encoded in this region:
- the LOC131299678 gene encoding uncharacterized protein LOC131299678: MVRPSASNGHKFIPVVIDYFTKWVEAESYKTLTTVQVAQFIRKNINYRYSLPQAFVSNNGTHFKGKVLELFEEFKIQIHHSIVYRPQTNGLVEAANKNVDVTPHPGKHHSKLFSKWDGPTPWPCSNSK